From a region of the Leptospira kmetyi serovar Malaysia str. Bejo-Iso9 genome:
- a CDS encoding Gfo/Idh/MocA family protein, translating into MTRIPVLLIGLGRIASLLEKDTLRNHPCTHAGAIFSAEGKKRFSLVGAIDPIEERRDRFCKDWNIPKTLCFESFKKWANDLSSSRNQKTKTENRLSNGSSFDLADCLVIIATPSETHYELAKKAIDFGFRRLLVEKPVCHSLPLARKLAKLCAETGTDLRVNHERRYHPVYRQVRRWIQEETYGPVKTIRASVLTSARAPGRAILDKTGPLFHDGTHAVDLLVWYLGMPDRVVSVLRSYPNSPVEEQALALMTYPKGETVFLEAGGMRNYFQFELDIQTTDARFLVGNDEVRYWKSKPSRKYKGFKSLTPVSISEKSSAGSNPFLNLYDSLFRHFSGKPSGITGDMEENLQILTLLDTIRRRAEKRILEV; encoded by the coding sequence ATGACCCGCATCCCCGTTCTACTCATCGGTCTCGGACGCATCGCGTCTCTTCTCGAAAAGGATACGCTTCGCAATCATCCCTGCACACACGCGGGAGCGATCTTTTCCGCAGAGGGCAAAAAAAGATTCTCCCTCGTAGGAGCGATCGATCCGATCGAAGAAAGAAGGGATCGTTTTTGCAAGGATTGGAATATTCCAAAAACATTATGTTTTGAAAGTTTTAAAAAATGGGCGAACGATCTTTCTTCTTCCCGAAATCAAAAAACAAAAACAGAGAATCGTCTTTCGAACGGTTCCTCTTTCGACCTCGCCGACTGCCTTGTGATCATCGCGACCCCGTCGGAAACGCACTATGAACTCGCAAAGAAGGCGATCGATTTCGGATTCCGCAGACTTCTCGTGGAAAAACCGGTTTGTCATTCTTTGCCTCTCGCACGCAAACTCGCAAAACTCTGCGCGGAAACCGGAACCGATCTGAGAGTGAATCACGAAAGAAGATATCATCCCGTTTACAGACAAGTTCGCCGTTGGATCCAAGAGGAAACCTACGGCCCGGTGAAAACGATCCGGGCTTCCGTTCTCACGTCGGCCCGCGCACCGGGCCGAGCGATCCTCGACAAAACGGGTCCTCTCTTTCATGACGGAACACACGCAGTGGACTTACTCGTTTGGTATTTGGGAATGCCCGACCGTGTGGTTTCCGTTTTGCGGTCGTATCCGAATTCTCCCGTGGAAGAACAGGCCTTGGCGCTCATGACGTATCCGAAGGGCGAAACCGTTTTTTTGGAAGCGGGAGGAATGCGGAATTATTTCCAATTCGAGCTGGACATACAGACGACGGACGCCCGATTTCTCGTCGGAAACGACGAGGTTCGCTATTGGAAATCCAAACCTTCCCGCAAGTATAAGGGATTTAAAAGTTTGACTCCGGTTTCAATTTCCGAAAAATCTTCCGCAGGCTCGAATCCGTTTCTTAATTTATACGATTCTCTCTTTCGGCATTTTAGCGGAAAACCGTCCGGGATCACGGGCGATATGGAGGAGAATCTTCAAATTCTCACCTTGCTGGATACGATCCGGAGAAGAGCCGAAAAAAGAATCCTAGAGGTTTAG
- a CDS encoding ABC1 kinase family protein, with protein MLVSSTTGTTEPQETQSYKRHSSAWRFWNASSFVWKKIWAIFWFFKLGRILFPSYRDTSVQEKFFRTLGEDFRNFFLSMGGVYIKLGQYLGNLSHIFPDSFTESLQDLQDRVPPHPFSEVEERFRLEFGKEITKVFPDIKNVPEASASTAQVHVASIGGQKVAVKVLYPGIETLIANDLRNIRSFLKRINRYLFRFEYKKVHEEITHLVTRETDLKLEADSYDRMRQLFAEEPDYVFPKVIRQFSGKSVLVTEFIEGVKITKATPIIKGQAKSRPVELLVRAYVLMIFQYRFYHADPHPGNLIYTPDEKLCFIDFGAVGEIGASGVFALKKIFLSAIAKDYYGVVGGLEDIGALSASADRDKLEEVVRYSLEKLGRFVADTDYFRNLSLDQIHTREDRLFLKEINSSLKEIFRMIQIPENFIFLERVLGLLVGITAILDPYRTVLDYGEKPFRTVATGKEGGLESLLLNEDKNLWGNTLSIPGEFYKVLQNINRGRQGIQLREVERHTRKMYILGHQILYGGFLIAGIHFGNYYLEKGMEIQSWGFFGASGFFGLVLLYSFWKNKLKKKGTSP; from the coding sequence ATGCTCGTGTCTTCCACAACCGGAACAACCGAACCTCAGGAAACCCAGTCGTATAAGCGTCATAGTAGCGCTTGGAGATTTTGGAACGCGAGTTCCTTCGTCTGGAAAAAGATCTGGGCTATATTCTGGTTTTTTAAACTAGGAAGAATTCTTTTTCCCTCGTACCGAGATACAAGCGTTCAGGAAAAATTCTTTCGTACTTTGGGAGAAGACTTCCGCAACTTCTTCTTATCGATGGGCGGGGTTTATATCAAACTCGGTCAGTATCTCGGAAATCTTTCTCATATCTTTCCCGATTCCTTCACCGAATCTCTTCAGGATCTTCAGGACCGGGTTCCGCCTCATCCTTTTTCCGAAGTGGAAGAACGGTTTCGTTTAGAGTTCGGTAAAGAAATCACAAAAGTATTTCCGGACATCAAAAACGTTCCCGAAGCGAGCGCGTCCACGGCCCAGGTTCACGTCGCTTCCATCGGAGGACAAAAGGTCGCGGTTAAGGTTTTGTATCCGGGGATCGAAACTCTGATCGCAAACGATCTGAGAAACATACGTTCCTTCTTAAAAAGAATCAACCGTTATCTCTTTCGTTTCGAATACAAGAAGGTTCACGAAGAAATCACACATCTCGTCACAAGAGAAACCGATCTCAAACTCGAAGCGGATTCTTACGATCGGATGAGACAACTTTTCGCGGAAGAACCGGACTATGTTTTTCCAAAAGTGATCCGCCAATTTTCGGGGAAGAGCGTTCTCGTCACCGAGTTCATCGAAGGCGTTAAGATCACGAAGGCGACTCCGATCATCAAAGGTCAGGCGAAATCAAGACCCGTGGAACTTCTCGTCCGCGCTTACGTTCTGATGATCTTTCAATATCGTTTTTATCACGCGGATCCTCATCCCGGAAATCTCATCTATACCCCGGATGAAAAACTCTGTTTCATCGACTTCGGAGCCGTGGGAGAAATCGGAGCGAGCGGCGTGTTCGCATTAAAAAAAATCTTCCTTTCGGCGATCGCAAAGGATTACTACGGGGTTGTGGGCGGTCTCGAAGACATAGGCGCGTTGTCGGCTTCGGCGGATCGGGACAAACTCGAAGAGGTCGTTCGTTATTCTTTGGAAAAACTCGGACGTTTCGTCGCGGACACGGACTACTTCCGAAATTTATCTCTGGATCAGATTCACACACGGGAAGACCGTCTCTTTCTCAAGGAGATCAACTCGAGTTTGAAGGAAATTTTTAGAATGATTCAGATCCCGGAAAATTTCATTTTCCTGGAACGTGTCCTGGGTTTATTGGTAGGGATTACCGCGATTTTAGATCCTTATAGAACCGTTTTGGATTACGGTGAAAAACCGTTCCGGACTGTCGCCACCGGCAAAGAAGGCGGACTGGAGTCTCTTTTGTTAAACGAAGATAAGAATCTTTGGGGAAATACCCTTTCCATTCCGGGAGAATTTTATAAAGTACTCCAGAACATCAATCGTGGAAGACAGGGAATTCAACTTCGAGAAGTGGAACGTCACACCCGAAAGATGTATATTCTCGGTCATCAAATCCTTTACGGAGGATTCTTGATTGCGGGAATTCATTTCGGAAATTATTATCTCGAAAAAGGAATGGAAATCCAAAGCTGGGGATTTTTCGGAGCCTCGGGATTTTTCGGACTTGTACTACTTTATTCATTTTGGAAAAACAAACTTAAAAAGAAAGGAACCTCTCCGTGA
- a CDS encoding lipoprotein signal peptidase, whose translation MKYFEKRFLDVYRPLYLAVIFIGIVLDLATKFLVILYFQPHRYLEVLGSFFRMTLTFNTGFVFGAFQDNAIPSLVATGIAIVFLIGYRWKNYDLGNPWGWNLVMAGAFGNFLDKFFVKIPGTGFRFGFQPNMGEYIGVVDFLDFDWPDFLLFSRWPAFNVADSCVTIGLTILIFTMKLEEEK comes from the coding sequence GTGAAGTATTTTGAAAAAAGATTTTTAGACGTATATCGTCCTCTTTATTTAGCCGTCATTTTTATCGGAATCGTATTGGATCTCGCGACTAAGTTTCTCGTTATTCTTTACTTTCAACCGCATCGTTATCTGGAAGTTCTCGGAAGTTTTTTCAGAATGACCCTGACCTTCAACACCGGTTTCGTGTTCGGAGCGTTTCAGGACAACGCGATCCCTTCTCTTGTCGCGACCGGAATCGCGATCGTGTTTCTCATCGGTTACCGATGGAAGAATTACGATCTCGGAAATCCCTGGGGATGGAACCTCGTGATGGCCGGAGCCTTCGGAAATTTTCTGGATAAATTCTTCGTAAAAATTCCCGGCACGGGATTTCGTTTCGGATTTCAACCCAACATGGGAGAATACATCGGAGTCGTAGACTTTCTCGATTTCGACTGGCCGGATTTTCTTTTATTTTCAAGATGGCCCGCGTTCAACGTCGCCGATTCCTGCGTTACGATCGGACTTACCATTCTTATCTTTACGATGAAACTCGAAGAGGAGAAATAA
- a CDS encoding cyclic nucleotide-binding domain-containing protein: protein MKALDLPIWRKLFNRKEASNKEIIHFLRETSVFGRMKKRTLIEIARMVHVREYQEGETIFRQGEVGAGFYLVYEGSVVIRSVRDGIELDLAHLDAHAFFGELSLFTEERRTASAIALEQTTLLGFFQPDLKEIIETKPRIGIEILMSLSTVIVERLHRTNGLLEKAYFRGKQKNA, encoded by the coding sequence TTGAAAGCCTTGGACCTGCCCATCTGGAGAAAACTGTTCAATCGCAAGGAAGCGAGCAATAAGGAAATCATTCATTTTCTCAGGGAGACATCCGTATTCGGGAGAATGAAAAAAAGAACCCTCATTGAAATCGCGAGGATGGTGCACGTTCGGGAATATCAGGAAGGTGAAACCATCTTCCGCCAGGGAGAAGTCGGAGCGGGATTTTATCTCGTCTACGAAGGTTCGGTCGTGATCCGCTCCGTGCGCGACGGAATCGAACTCGATCTCGCTCATCTCGACGCGCACGCGTTCTTCGGAGAACTTTCTCTTTTCACAGAAGAAAGAAGAACCGCAAGCGCGATCGCTCTCGAACAAACGACTCTGCTCGGATTCTTTCAACCCGATTTAAAGGAAATCATAGAAACAAAACCGAGAATCGGAATCGAAATTCTCATGAGTCTATCGACCGTGATCGTGGAAAGACTTCACAGAACCAACGGTCTTTTGGAAAAGGCTTACTTCCGGGGAAAACAAAAGAATGCGTGA
- a CDS encoding AI-2E family transporter — MRDPAKKELSEYFIRTSFFLIVAFTIVVSLWGLQLLAVPMVMALLIFYAFNGTINNLESLGVPRILSIAILMLVISIPIYLFINSVAPPIVSTLNPLLKNWKQDLDEAKFKYLTVTVNLQFNEFPSSWNETIRPDELIKRIAELMHEQVKGFVSYVPTLIGYMIITPLFAFLFLLNGNGMYKNLIALIPNRYFEMALMVTYKINEQLTNYLKSLMIQSAIICVVSGLGFYIIGLPYFYIFGLFLGVANSVPYLGPIMGAIPPLFFALVIGGTGATELMTSILIVVLIAQIIDNFFIQPIVISGSVSLHPIVVVGAVTVGGAALGLVGMLIAVPMAAILKVTIQTLYSSMKDHNLL; from the coding sequence ATGCGTGATCCCGCAAAGAAAGAACTTTCCGAATATTTCATTCGAACCAGTTTTTTTCTCATCGTCGCGTTTACGATCGTCGTTTCGCTTTGGGGCCTTCAACTGCTCGCCGTTCCGATGGTCATGGCATTATTGATCTTTTATGCGTTCAACGGAACGATCAACAATCTAGAAAGTCTGGGCGTCCCGAGAATTCTTTCGATCGCGATTTTGATGTTGGTCATCAGCATTCCGATATATCTTTTCATCAACTCGGTCGCGCCTCCGATCGTTTCGACTTTGAATCCTCTTTTAAAAAATTGGAAACAGGATCTGGACGAAGCGAAGTTTAAATACTTAACCGTAACCGTAAATCTTCAGTTCAACGAGTTTCCTTCGAGCTGGAACGAAACCATCCGCCCCGACGAACTCATCAAAAGAATCGCGGAGTTGATGCACGAACAGGTAAAGGGTTTCGTTTCGTACGTTCCGACTTTGATCGGTTATATGATCATCACTCCTCTTTTCGCATTTTTGTTTTTGTTAAACGGAAACGGAATGTATAAGAATCTGATCGCGCTCATCCCCAATCGTTATTTCGAAATGGCGTTGATGGTCACGTATAAGATCAACGAACAGCTCACCAACTATCTCAAAAGTTTGATGATTCAAAGCGCGATCATATGCGTCGTATCCGGTCTCGGATTTTACATCATAGGTCTTCCCTACTTTTACATCTTCGGTCTTTTTCTCGGAGTTGCGAACTCGGTTCCCTATCTCGGTCCGATCATGGGAGCGATTCCTCCTTTGTTCTTTGCGCTCGTCATCGGAGGAACCGGAGCCACGGAGTTGATGACTTCGATCTTAATCGTCGTTTTGATCGCTCAGATCATAGACAACTTCTTCATCCAACCGATCGTAATTTCCGGCTCGGTTTCGCTTCATCCGATCGTGGTCGTGGGCGCCGTTACGGTGGGCGGAGCCGCCTTGGGTTTGGTGGGAATGTTGATCGCCGTTCCGATGGCCGCGATCTTAAAGGTTACGATTCAAACTCTTTACAGTTCGATGAAAGACCACAATCTACTTTGA
- a CDS encoding YcxB family protein: protein MKLNFSLNEQDVINFNLYHFRNSKFTQRRLFFLRLLIPVWAVLVFLFLNRSNLDLTSILWNSPLFAFGILWYFFSDKLYYWRLKNNVKNLLKEGRNQGMIGVQNVELTDEALIVENESGVFKHVLKAIHRLEEGDGYLFLYVTSLSAFIVPLHVFQNSEKESFVNAIRNANPSLR, encoded by the coding sequence ATGAAACTCAACTTTTCGTTAAACGAACAAGACGTTATCAATTTTAATCTCTATCATTTTCGAAATTCCAAGTTCACCCAAAGAAGACTTTTCTTTCTAAGGCTGTTGATTCCGGTTTGGGCGGTTCTTGTGTTTCTTTTTCTCAATCGGTCCAATTTGGATCTTACGTCGATTCTTTGGAATTCTCCTTTGTTCGCGTTCGGGATTCTATGGTATTTCTTTTCGGACAAACTCTATTACTGGAGATTGAAGAATAACGTAAAAAATCTTCTGAAAGAAGGACGCAATCAGGGAATGATCGGAGTTCAAAACGTGGAATTGACGGACGAGGCTCTGATCGTGGAAAACGAATCCGGAGTTTTTAAACACGTTTTGAAAGCGATCCATCGTTTGGAGGAAGGGGACGGATATCTGTTCTTATACGTGACTTCTCTCAGCGCGTTTATCGTTCCTTTGCACGTTTTTCAAAATTCCGAAAAGGAATCGTTCGTGAATGCGATTCGAAACGCGAACCCAAGTCTGCGTTGA
- a CDS encoding amidohydrolase, whose product MASAKVTLFQKQINQPVSSDQKSKLSKEKSDFLLLPEYFPLYDSSSTPEKLADKSKALSDELLQISEYYKGVIIGGSIFRKDDSGKLRISVPIVQNVVVVDWYDKRELSPEEKTAVPGDAETIFIMGGFRFGIVAGNEIKNPARLEELKSQNVNLLFHIDSVLESDSSHAQDLERYAKLSSQFDIFIARVGGVGSALGRKGIGRSLLSTSSGVNWKVAESEKDKEVIKTVTINGVNGLF is encoded by the coding sequence TTGGCGTCGGCAAAGGTAACACTCTTTCAGAAACAGATCAATCAACCCGTTTCATCGGATCAAAAATCGAAACTCTCCAAAGAGAAATCCGATTTTCTTCTTTTACCCGAATACTTTCCCTTATACGATTCTTCTTCGACGCCCGAAAAACTCGCTGACAAGTCCAAGGCCCTTTCGGACGAGTTGTTGCAGATTTCCGAATATTATAAAGGTGTAATTATCGGCGGTTCTATCTTCAGAAAGGACGATTCCGGTAAGTTGAGAATCAGCGTTCCGATCGTTCAGAACGTGGTCGTCGTGGATTGGTATGACAAACGGGAACTTTCTCCCGAGGAAAAAACGGCGGTTCCCGGAGACGCGGAAACGATCTTTATCATGGGCGGTTTTCGTTTCGGAATCGTCGCCGGGAACGAAATCAAAAATCCGGCCCGTCTCGAAGAATTAAAATCCCAGAACGTAAATCTTCTTTTTCATATCGATTCCGTTTTGGAATCCGATTCTTCGCACGCGCAAGACTTGGAACGTTATGCGAAATTGTCTTCTCAGTTCGATATTTTTATCGCGAGAGTGGGCGGGGTAGGTTCCGCTTTGGGTCGTAAGGGAATCGGCAGAAGTCTTTTGTCCACTTCCTCGGGCGTAAACTGGAAGGTCGCGGAATCCGAAAAGGATAAAGAAGTGATCAAAACCGTCACGATCAACGGCGTGAACGGTTTGTTCTGA
- a CDS encoding STAS domain-containing protein, which yields MIIRSEIRENHIVLSVLEDILMDNSRDFYYEFEESVKTGNPEIISFFLGKVKFIDSSGIGIIIKVRNQIREKNGTVNIFGLNKSLNSVFRLSGLDKIVNLYTNEEFLNKYPIFQEFVDQNSK from the coding sequence ATGATAATCCGCAGCGAGATACGAGAGAACCACATCGTTCTTAGCGTTCTTGAAGATATTCTTATGGATAATTCGCGGGATTTTTATTACGAATTCGAAGAATCGGTTAAAACCGGAAATCCGGAAATCATCAGTTTTTTTCTGGGAAAGGTCAAATTCATTGACTCCTCGGGAATCGGCATCATCATCAAAGTAAGAAATCAAATCCGCGAAAAAAACGGAACTGTAAACATTTTCGGCCTCAATAAATCCCTAAACTCGGTGTTTCGACTATCGGGACTGGACAAAATTGTGAACCTTTATACGAATGAAGAGTTTCTAAACAAGTATCCGATTTTTCAGGAGTTTGTGGATCAAAATTCCAAATGA
- a CDS encoding LA_1326/LA_4305 family lipoprotein — protein sequence MKLTFQFFSPFFILLFVQCSWVQERSIFFWTKNRNLLYNSEEVAYFKISPSKVEQFDELVAPGPFTHPNQLTSEQWKDLLGNLKYVKKSSLGFFTDHVFSDGELEIIARDLPYVIKSLPENKLLVMISKYDDIQSVISTEELTTTLIWGEKDKINVVFGKIKKEIVDKAVGLDFALWTDIKAINLTHVSDGTEISDNGTVQFQLVRNIPNRKWVIYNPEQLDQYKFKPRKRNEIRKLTDENDRPGG from the coding sequence ATGAAACTAACCTTCCAATTTTTTTCTCCGTTTTTCATTCTTCTGTTCGTTCAGTGTTCTTGGGTCCAAGAAAGAAGTATCTTCTTCTGGACGAAGAACCGAAATCTGCTCTACAACTCCGAAGAAGTCGCTTATTTTAAGATCAGTCCTTCCAAAGTGGAGCAGTTCGACGAACTGGTGGCGCCCGGTCCTTTTACACATCCGAATCAACTTACCTCGGAACAATGGAAGGACCTATTGGGAAATCTGAAATACGTGAAAAAATCCTCTCTCGGTTTTTTTACCGATCACGTTTTTTCGGACGGAGAATTGGAAATCATCGCAAGAGATCTTCCCTACGTAATCAAATCCCTTCCCGAAAACAAACTTCTCGTCATGATTTCGAAATACGACGACATCCAATCCGTAATCTCCACCGAGGAATTGACTACCACCTTGATCTGGGGCGAAAAGGATAAGATCAACGTAGTCTTCGGAAAGATCAAAAAAGAAATCGTGGACAAAGCCGTCGGACTCGACTTCGCCCTTTGGACGGACATCAAGGCGATCAACCTGACTCACGTGTCGGACGGAACGGAAATTAGCGATAATGGAACGGTTCAATTTCAATTGGTTCGGAATATTCCGAATCGAAAATGGGTGATCTACAATCCGGAACAACTGGATCAGTATAAGTTTAAACCGAGAAAAAGAAACGAGATCCGCAAACTCACCGATGAAAACGATCGCCCGGGCGGCTGA
- the ileS gene encoding isoleucine--tRNA ligase, with protein MSETQKENPYSSTVLLPKTDFPMKADLAKREPAQIQAWKSGQIFRKMKEQRKGKKEFVLHDGPPYANGNFHLGHSLNKILKDTIVKSKSLAGYYADMIPGWDCHGLPIEVQVLKNLGKKARETGPEELRQLCRNYAEEFVGKQSEDLSRFLCFWEEGRIYKTMSPDFEARIVEVFGDLFQKGYVYRGKKPVYWSIDLATAHAEAEIEYYPHVSPSIYVKFPVIGAPNRFCLIWTTTPWTLPANLAICFNKKIEYSIFKTEAGDELILADGLAESVTNATGVSLNKLKSISSDELAALKFQHPFIDRVSIPLFGDHVTLDAGTGCVHTAPGHGQDDYKVGLAAGLEPFSPVDDYGRYTDEFPLMQGKKVFDANPEIIQLLKDKGMLLHHSEFEHSYPHSWRSKKPLIFRATPQWFFKMDFNELREKSLAAIDGIQWIPSWGITRIRSMVETRPDWCLSRQRNWGVPIPAFTCESCGETHLDDSSIQFFTKMVREKGIEIWYSEKASDLLPPGTKCGKCGSDSFKKGNDILDVWFDSGVSSFAVLDERKNEPPADLYLEGSDQHRGWFQSSLWPSMALRGIAPYKTVLTHGYVLDEKGHPMSKSLGNGIDPTTDVIHVYGADILRLWVSSLDFRDDIKVGKDAHKIVSEQYRKIRNTFRYLLGNLDGHTPDKNLPFEELEELDRFYLSKLSQFVTDAIASYETYQFHQIYQKLILFCTVTLSQDYFDMIRDRMYCDARDSKSRRSSATALQHILETLCVLTAPILSFTAEEVWASNGKKESVFLQTFPDLKSWKNTALEEKFEAALQARETVQKALEIARQDGKLGKSLEAGLEIVSKNGNNLGKLLPKETLELLFVVSQVHEKNPGMEILSSHENEKFSVRVLKPSQGECPRCWRHTEDISKDGDLCGRCKSVVG; from the coding sequence ATGAGCGAAACCCAAAAAGAAAATCCGTATTCCTCCACAGTCCTTTTGCCAAAAACGGACTTCCCGATGAAAGCCGATCTCGCAAAAAGAGAACCGGCTCAGATCCAAGCTTGGAAATCGGGCCAGATCTTTCGAAAGATGAAAGAACAAAGAAAGGGAAAAAAAGAATTCGTTCTACACGACGGTCCTCCGTATGCGAACGGAAATTTTCACTTGGGCCATTCTCTCAATAAAATTCTCAAGGACACGATCGTTAAATCGAAGTCGCTCGCCGGATATTATGCCGACATGATTCCGGGTTGGGATTGTCACGGACTTCCGATCGAGGTTCAGGTTTTAAAAAATCTCGGAAAAAAAGCGCGCGAGACGGGACCCGAAGAACTCAGACAACTCTGTAGAAATTACGCGGAAGAATTCGTGGGAAAACAAAGCGAGGACTTAAGCCGCTTTCTTTGTTTTTGGGAAGAGGGAAGAATTTATAAAACCATGTCCCCCGATTTCGAAGCGAGAATCGTGGAAGTGTTCGGAGATCTTTTTCAAAAGGGTTATGTATATCGCGGTAAAAAACCCGTGTATTGGTCGATCGACTTGGCGACGGCACACGCGGAAGCTGAGATCGAATACTATCCTCACGTTTCTCCTTCGATTTACGTAAAGTTTCCCGTCATCGGGGCGCCGAATCGTTTTTGTCTGATTTGGACGACCACTCCTTGGACTCTTCCGGCGAACCTCGCGATTTGCTTTAACAAAAAAATCGAATATTCGATTTTTAAAACGGAAGCCGGCGACGAACTCATTCTCGCGGACGGACTCGCGGAAAGCGTGACTAACGCGACCGGCGTGTCGCTTAACAAATTGAAATCCATTTCTTCGGACGAATTGGCCGCTCTGAAATTTCAACATCCGTTTATCGATCGAGTTTCCATTCCTTTGTTCGGCGATCATGTGACTCTCGACGCGGGAACCGGTTGTGTTCACACGGCGCCCGGTCACGGTCAGGACGACTACAAGGTCGGACTTGCGGCGGGGCTCGAGCCGTTTTCTCCCGTGGACGACTACGGAAGATATACGGACGAATTTCCTCTGATGCAGGGTAAAAAAGTTTTCGACGCGAACCCAGAAATCATTCAGCTCTTGAAGGACAAGGGAATGCTTTTACATCACAGCGAGTTCGAACATTCTTACCCGCATAGCTGGAGAAGTAAAAAACCTTTGATCTTCCGCGCGACGCCGCAGTGGTTTTTTAAAATGGACTTCAACGAACTTCGAGAAAAGTCCCTTGCCGCGATCGACGGAATTCAATGGATTCCTTCCTGGGGAATCACTCGCATTCGCTCCATGGTCGAGACAAGACCCGATTGGTGTTTGTCGCGTCAAAGAAACTGGGGAGTTCCGATTCCCGCGTTCACCTGCGAATCCTGCGGTGAAACTCATCTCGACGATTCTTCCATTCAATTTTTTACGAAGATGGTTCGCGAGAAAGGAATCGAAATCTGGTATTCCGAAAAAGCTTCGGATCTTCTTCCTCCCGGAACGAAATGCGGAAAATGCGGAAGCGATTCCTTCAAAAAAGGAAACGATATTCTGGACGTTTGGTTCGACTCGGGAGTTTCCAGCTTTGCGGTGTTAGACGAACGTAAGAACGAACCGCCCGCAGATCTTTATCTCGAAGGTTCGGATCAACACAGAGGTTGGTTTCAATCTTCCTTATGGCCTTCGATGGCTCTTCGCGGAATCGCTCCTTACAAAACGGTTCTGACTCACGGTTACGTTTTGGACGAAAAAGGACATCCTATGTCCAAGTCGCTCGGAAACGGAATCGATCCAACGACCGACGTCATTCACGTTTACGGCGCGGATATTCTCCGTTTGTGGGTGAGTTCCTTGGACTTCCGAGACGATATCAAGGTCGGAAAGGACGCTCATAAGATCGTTTCCGAACAATATCGAAAGATCCGAAACACGTTCCGTTATCTTCTCGGAAACTTGGACGGTCATACTCCGGATAAGAATCTTCCTTTCGAAGAACTCGAAGAGTTGGATCGATTCTATCTTTCCAAACTTTCGCAATTCGTAACGGATGCGATCGCGAGTTACGAAACGTATCAATTCCATCAGATTTATCAGAAGTTGATCTTATTCTGCACCGTTACTCTTTCCCAGGATTATTTCGATATGATTCGGGATAGAATGTACTGCGACGCGAGAGATTCCAAATCGAGAAGATCCTCCGCGACCGCGTTGCAACATATTCTGGAAACGTTATGTGTTCTTACGGCTCCGATCCTGAGTTTCACCGCCGAAGAGGTATGGGCTTCCAACGGTAAAAAAGAATCGGTGTTTCTGCAGACCTTTCCCGATTTGAAATCGTGGAAGAATACGGCCCTCGAAGAAAAATTCGAAGCCGCGTTGCAGGCGAGAGAAACCGTTCAAAAGGCTTTGGAGATCGCAAGACAGGACGGCAAACTCGGTAAGTCTCTCGAAGCGGGTTTGGAAATCGTTTCCAAAAACGGAAACAATCTCGGAAAACTTCTTCCTAAAGAAACCTTGGAACTTCTTTTCGTTGTATCTCAGGTTCACGAGAAAAATCCGGGAATGGAAATTCTTTCCTCGCACGAGAACGAAAAATTCTCCGTTCGGGTTTTAAAACCTTCTCAGGGAGAATGTCCCCGTTGTTGGAGACATACCGAAGACATCTCCAAGGACGGAGATCTTTGCGGACGTTGTAAGTCGGTCGTAGGTTAG
- a CDS encoding leucine-rich repeat domain-containing protein encodes MNSPLLKKLVTILALLVSSILWIDCKKNAGEVLEEAKAKPESVQNLDLGMQKLTAVPEGVCAFPNLTQLDLRLNSLTVLPDSIGECKNLEQLNLFGNDLTSIPSSFSKLKNLKVLLAGSNDLTVLPSELLFLPSIKTLYLDQNKLVLNETDVEILASLSGLEELDLNLNSGIKALPSNYEKLKSLTRLKRLNIKKTSLKGEDADKLQAILPNTKIDY; translated from the coding sequence ATGAATTCTCCCTTGTTAAAAAAACTCGTTACCATACTCGCTCTTCTTGTATCTTCGATCCTTTGGATCGATTGCAAAAAGAATGCGGGAGAAGTTTTGGAAGAGGCGAAGGCGAAGCCGGAATCGGTTCAAAACTTGGACTTGGGAATGCAGAAGTTGACCGCGGTCCCCGAAGGAGTTTGCGCTTTTCCGAACTTAACCCAACTCGATCTGCGTTTAAACAGTCTGACCGTTCTCCCCGATTCGATTGGAGAATGTAAGAATCTGGAACAGCTCAATCTTTTCGGAAACGATCTGACATCGATTCCATCGTCTTTTTCTAAATTAAAGAATTTGAAAGTGCTGCTCGCGGGTAGCAACGATCTGACCGTTCTTCCTTCGGAACTTTTGTTTTTGCCTTCGATCAAAACCTTGTATCTGGATCAGAACAAACTCGTTCTGAACGAAACGGACGTGGAAATTCTAGCGTCCCTTTCCGGTTTGGAGGAATTGGATCTGAATCTTAACTCCGGAATCAAGGCACTGCCTTCCAATTACGAGAAATTGAAAAGTTTAACTCGTTTAAAAAGATTGAATATTAAAAAAACGTCATTGAAGGGAGAGGACGCGGATAAACTGCAGGCGATCCTCCCGAACACAAAAATCGACTATTGA